The Helicoverpa armigera isolate CAAS_96S chromosome 18, ASM3070526v1, whole genome shotgun sequence genome segment attattttctttcgGCCCCATTTTTTATTGACTCAATGACCTTATGCTCCACTCAACGATCAAGTTATGCAACCGACACGCTTATTTTCttatcaatataaaaacaaattattatgacTGAGATCTCGTATTTTCATTATCACTGTGCGCGTACGCGTATGGATTTACCAGTCCGTGCCGTTagcaaattaatttacaaattcctttttaaattattttcctattCGAATGCTTGGCTAGATAAAATAGAAGCTAGTCAGCTTGGTGTAGGTATTTTGTCTTTACACATGTTCTTGTACGTttattagtcagtaagtctAGTGTGTCAGAAAATGCATCTCCATTCCGAGTGGAAGTAAAAAtagaagcatattttttatactttgagCACTAAGCACTCGTGTCCCGTAAAATTTCGCCTGGAGAAGCAGAccgtgtatatttttaaaaatccacagaaatatttttagtaggATAGGTATTATAGATTGTGGGGTGTTAGACGAAAGGGCGGGGGTTGTTGACAGTCCGAAAGGTCAGAAGTTTAAGTTCATTACCCGCCCATTGAATTTGGATCGGATCGGGGAAGCTGGAACCTACTTATCCGTCTTTAATTACGTAATGCCAGTATTATGGTGGATTTGATAACTATGTTTTTGTAGtggatgataattttaattcaacttTCGATATAGGATAACCTACTCTATGTCTCGAAGAAAAACAGAAATCTGGAGCTGATGAATAGGTTGATGATAATAAGATTAATTATTGCATctaggtattttattacatcTACATTTCGCCTGTCGAAATAGGAACGTACTTATCGTATGTAATTCGTAGCAGAACAAATGCAATTTatcaaataggtaggtagatagagattataggtaggtattacgaCAGGCCTCTATTATGTACTAGGTACCTGATTTTAGACTGACAAACATTGAAAGGTTTaggatataggtaggtacctattatgaGAGAACAAGGAGGACATGGGTGAAAAGtgaatacctacttacaatctCCATTTCTTTCACTTTTCTGAAGGGAGAGTAAGAGTATCTAAGTCAAACTTAttacaggtaggtacataggtcTTATACACACTTCcgttttatacatatatgtaggtacatacctgaACATTCCTAACTCCTATAAGTCTGAATAAATTCTTACTCGTCGCGATTAATTCTTATTAGCCTACATTTGAGGCAATGACATCTAAAATATTCCAACAAGCACACGCAATAATCTAATGCAAAAATATGCCGACGGACATTGTATGGACAAAATACCTAAAGAATTGTTAAATGATGAAATATGTGAAAAAAACCTTAGTAACATGCGTCGTTTTTTGATTTCCTAGCACACGCAATGTTGGTtcttatacttacctactacgcattaaattacaataatattgttatcaCTTCATAATTGTAAAGTAAACATTACATAGAAACTAACAAATAGCAAACTTTTTACACCATATCGtcagtaaatataaaaaaataagtatacacTACGATTCTTACCACAAAGACGGGTTCAAAGCAACAAGTTCACGGCCAAAACACAAAAACTGCAAACTGAACACAACACCAACGAATGGATAACTTTGTAAACACTGGCTTCACACGCGGtcgaacaataaataaaaagttcttaTTCGAACTCCTTTTTACTCCCAGTAACAGTACTCTATATTCAAAACTGTAGTCTTCTGTATTTAAAACCTGTCGAGTGAAAGTTTTCGCGATAACCACGAAGAGGTTATGTTATTGTTGTGATGTAACGGAAGCGTCGACACACTACGAACTCCGCGCTATTACTGAACGAACTGGACTGAAGTGAATTGCGGACCGCGAAACGGTTAGCGGAGCGGGCGAGAGAACGGAATGACGCTTATTCATTTCCCGGTGCGCGAATTTTTGCTAAAGCAATTCAGCGCTTAGCTTGAAACTATGTTATAATAAGAAATAAGTAAAACACGTATATAGATGAAAATATGtacgaaaatgaaaaaatacctatttgtaGACGGTGTATGTCCCGAAGGATAAGTAGAGACAGTCATTAAGAGGCTTTTTTATTTCGGAGAAAATTTCATGCGAGCTTGTGTGTGGATTGTATAATGTGTGCGTACCTACCATACACACGTGTCCATTTATCTTTATTCATTTAGTTGCATTTATCGCCATGTCATTAGTTTGCAAAAAATGCAAGTTCTGGGTAAATGCCAATGTTGGGAACATTGCCCAATAATGTggcaaataaaagaaaatcaagtTTAGTGTATTCTTGCAAAAAACGCCAACATGAAACATTTTCAACACAACGGTTCGGGAAGCGATGAGGGTTGACGGATTGGCGGTGAaggagagtgtcagactcttactgagaaaaaaccgtcgtgttccgtggTAAACCTTTCATGTTCctgggccgcggtaactctatcGAACAATACCGCAACCCCGACAGatgaaagaataaaatatacaatttaactTTTGAGATGACAcaagtttttaacaaaatattggaAAGCGCCATCTACCAGCTGTGCTAGTATAACTACAGCAACAGTAACATAGCACCAGTAACACCTCatcctattatttttaaatgaactgAATTTATAGCTAATTAAAAAAGTACCCACCTGGGGTATGTACTATACTTGATATTAAACTGTGTATTGTTGTACAAAAGAAAGAAGAACTGCAAAAATTGTGATAAATAGAgtttggtttaattttttagtCTGGCAATCGGAATAAGTCAGTCATCGTTTGTCAACGTCAACGTCATAGCATAAGCGTGCGTCAATTTGTACGtttgaaaattcaaaacattgttTACCAAAAACTTAATTTCCAACGTACGTAACGTTTTGTAGAAAATCTCGTTATATCAGTTTCGAAGTATCTGCAATAAACATGATTAAAACAAAGCCGTGGACTGGAGGTACAGATGAAGAGTATGAAACACAGCATTTCGGTTTTGGTGCACAACGCCTCAAAATAGCTGTACGGCAAATGGTTGAGCAAAAAATTACGAACGGCGTGAAAGACATGGAATCTTATTTGCAAGAATCTTTGGATCTGAACGAAACAGACAAAGCGACGCTAACGAGGTCATGTGATAAGCTAATTCGTTTATACTGTGAGCGTGCTGGACCATCTCTCGCAGCTATTGATGAGGAGATTGAACGCATGTTGAAGATCCCTCAGAATGTGTTGTTGCCTGAAGATGAAGTGCAGCTTGAACAAACATCGGATTCAGACTACGAGAAGTTAAATGAGGAGGTAGCTTCGTTACGGCAAAGGGTAGAAAGAGGTGCTTTAATGGAGGCTCTACTCTCTGCTGAGGTAGAAGAGTTAGCGTCGTTGGATAAAGTGTGTGAAACAGCAAAGAAGGACATGGAAGCCATGGATCTGATCTGTAAGAGTGTTGACAATAGTGAATGTTTGAAAGCAGTGCAGAATGAAACTGATTTCCTTTGTGCGAGTGCATCGTTTGTGAAGAAGCAAAGTGATCTGTTTGATGAATAAGTTGTGTAGTCTATTTTAAAGCTGAACATAATAAATCTTCCAATTGATTCTTTATTTATCAATCAAAACTCAGGGGATTTTTAACATGAAGTCAAATGTTTATGTTGAGcctgatttttataaaatgtatgatttGTTTTACTGACGGCCCATAGTATTTTGACAAAGGCTTCTTATTGGTTTATGCAGCCTCTACAGTCTCAGTTCAAGGCTAATgttaagtagataaataaaacattacaaacagtcatttttattttaatgtaaaaacagAACCTCTTACATAAAATTCACCTAGAAACGAGTATCATAGATTAATAATACTTATAACATCAATTCTAATATAACATCCATGTGACATCATGattacaatgtattttatttaataaaaaaaaaactatatacaaaatgtatacatTATTCTTTTATATTCACCTCAAAAATTTATAAGTTGGCACATAGAACATGAAATAGTCTAAAAAGATTGAAagagtaaaattatatttaagaaaataaaattagatataCTCGctaagttatattttgtatCACATTTATAACTTAAGCTACTGGCACATCTATAAATGATGGATGAGTTATACTCTGCTGGATAGCTTGTGACTAAACAATATTTAACTTTACACTCTAAAATGTTGATGTTGTAGCATGTTGCAGATAGGTTCAGTGAAATAGATGTTGCAATTTATATTTCAGTGAATTGCAACAAGTGTCATTTACATGCTAATCCATTCATATATTACATTATACTCCATGAAAATGAATTGAATCCAATGT includes the following:
- the LOC110376111 gene encoding protein MIS12 homolog; translation: MIKTKPWTGGTDEEYETQHFGFGAQRLKIAVRQMVEQKITNGVKDMESYLQESLDLNETDKATLTRSCDKLIRLYCERAGPSLAAIDEEIERMLKIPQNVLLPEDEVQLEQTSDSDYEKLNEEVASLRQRVERGALMEALLSAEVEELASLDKVCETAKKDMEAMDLICKSVDNSECLKAVQNETDFLCASASFVKKQSDLFDE